In one window of Chloroflexota bacterium DNA:
- a CDS encoding zinc metallopeptidase, with the protein MFIFDPTYIVLLVVMVAISGWAAWRVRSTYGRWSKVDSGINLGAYDFARRLLDRQGLTNVQIEPTPGQLTDHYDPRAKILRVSQTVAGSDAVSAGPQLSVAAAAVIAHEVGHALQDRQRDRWLTARSFIVPAANFGSSLAPWLIIAGLWLNLTGLAVVGLIGFGIAFGFTLITLPVEIGASGRALAFVEGLGMTGERQDGARAVLKAAAWTYVAAALTAMLTFLYYLSLVMGRRD; encoded by the coding sequence ATGTTCATATTCGACCCCACGTACATTGTTCTGCTGGTGGTCATGGTCGCGATCAGCGGCTGGGCCGCTTGGCGGGTCCGCTCCACGTACGGACGCTGGTCCAAGGTCGATTCCGGGATCAACCTGGGCGCATACGACTTCGCTCGCCGGCTCCTGGACCGGCAGGGCCTGACCAACGTCCAGATCGAACCCACGCCCGGCCAGCTGACCGATCACTACGACCCACGCGCGAAGATCCTGCGTGTCAGCCAGACGGTGGCGGGGAGTGACGCGGTCTCGGCCGGTCCGCAGCTGTCCGTGGCCGCGGCCGCGGTGATCGCCCACGAAGTTGGACACGCCCTCCAGGATCGGCAGCGCGACCGGTGGCTGACCGCGCGATCCTTCATCGTGCCGGCCGCCAACTTCGGCTCGTCGCTGGCCCCGTGGCTGATCATTGCCGGTCTGTGGCTCAACCTGACCGGGCTGGCCGTGGTCGGCCTCATCGGCTTCGGCATCGCGTTCGGGTTCACGCTCATCACGCTCCCGGTCGAGATCGGCGCCAGTGGGCGTGCCCTTGCCTTCGTCGAGGGCCTGGGCATGACCGGGGAGCGCCAGGACGGCGCCCGCGCGGTCTTGAAGGCGGCGGCCTGGACGTACGTTGCGGCGGCCCTGACGGCGATGTTGACGTTCCTGTACTACCTGAGCCTGGTCATGGGTCGTCGTGACTGA
- a CDS encoding methionyl-tRNA formyltransferase: MLGRVAFLGSGAFGVPLLERLPELADEVLVLSRPDRPAGRGLHERAAPVADAARSHGMHVLTPPRLRSPEARESIAAFRPDGLLLVAYGELVPADLLAVAPRPPLNVHPSLLPRHRGAAPVASTILAGDPEAGISLMIMVERLDAGPLVGQWRIPLSGREETPELERRLGVLAAEVIPPRLADWATGRLDVQEQDESQATYRPQFTRRDGWIDWGGSAEAIDRQVRALQPWPGAWTTLDGRRLHIRRAHPVSGLPGLPIGSLLPGTPPMVACGLGALALETVQPEGRPPMAADAWRNGLSRDHVLLGGDAAPD, from the coding sequence GTGCTGGGCCGGGTCGCGTTTCTGGGAAGCGGCGCGTTCGGCGTTCCGCTCCTCGAACGGCTTCCTGAGCTGGCAGACGAGGTCCTGGTCCTGAGCCGCCCGGACCGCCCGGCGGGCCGCGGACTCCACGAGCGGGCGGCACCCGTGGCGGACGCCGCCCGGTCGCACGGGATGCATGTGCTGACCCCGCCGCGGCTCCGTTCGCCGGAGGCGCGCGAATCGATTGCGGCGTTTCGACCCGATGGCCTGCTCCTGGTCGCCTACGGCGAGCTCGTCCCGGCCGATCTGCTGGCCGTGGCGCCGCGACCCCCGCTCAACGTGCACCCTTCGCTCCTGCCTCGCCACCGGGGTGCGGCCCCGGTGGCCTCCACCATCCTGGCCGGGGACCCGGAGGCCGGGATCAGCCTGATGATCATGGTCGAGCGCCTCGACGCGGGGCCGCTGGTCGGACAGTGGCGGATTCCGCTCTCCGGGCGCGAGGAAACACCCGAGCTGGAAAGGCGGCTGGGCGTTCTGGCGGCCGAGGTCATCCCGCCGCGGCTGGCCGACTGGGCGACGGGCCGCCTCGATGTCCAGGAGCAGGACGAGTCGCAGGCGACGTACCGACCACAGTTCACGCGGCGCGATGGATGGATCGACTGGGGAGGGAGCGCCGAGGCGATCGACCGCCAGGTGCGCGCCCTGCAGCCCTGGCCGGGGGCCTGGACCACTCTCGACGGGCGGCGCCTGCACATTCGCCGTGCGCACCCGGTCAGCGGCCTGCCCGGCCTTCCCATTGGCTCACTGCTGCCCGGCACCCCGCCGATGGTCGCCTGCGGGCTGGGTGCCCTGGCCCTGGAGACCGTGCAGCCCGAGGGCCGGCCACCGATGGCGGCGGACGCCTGGCGCAACGGGCTCAGCCGGGACCACGTCCTGCTGGGCGGGGACGCGGCGCCCGACTGA
- the def gene encoding peptide deformylase, translated as MVVRRILTADEPTLREKTKRVADFDASLHRLLDDLLETMRDAPGIGLAANQVGVPLQVAVIEIDGKITELINPKLVRRSGSVVDWEGCLSIPGFVAEVERAEKVTIKARDRHGKEFRVKGDELLGRALQHEIDHLNGALYIDYLESLEELVRVSEASETVKEEAAASI; from the coding sequence ATGGTCGTCCGCCGCATCCTGACCGCCGACGAGCCGACGCTGCGCGAGAAGACGAAGCGGGTCGCCGACTTCGATGCCTCCCTCCATCGGCTCCTGGACGACCTGCTCGAGACGATGCGAGACGCGCCCGGCATCGGCCTGGCCGCCAACCAGGTCGGCGTTCCGCTCCAGGTGGCCGTGATCGAGATCGATGGCAAGATCACCGAGCTCATCAACCCGAAGCTCGTCCGCCGATCCGGAAGCGTGGTCGACTGGGAGGGCTGCCTCTCGATCCCCGGATTCGTGGCCGAGGTCGAGCGCGCGGAGAAGGTGACCATCAAGGCCCGCGACCGACATGGCAAGGAATTCCGCGTCAAGGGGGACGAGCTTCTGGGGCGGGCGCTCCAGCACGAGATCGACCACCTGAACGGGGCCCTGTACATCGACTACCTGGAATCGCTCGAAGAGCTGGTCCGGGTGAGCGAGGCCTCCGAGACGGTGAAAGAAGAGGCGGCGGCCAGCATCTAG
- the priA gene encoding primosomal protein N' has product MPAPDDGTLVRVAVDAQADRPERTFTYRLGRGTTPEPGSLVLVPYGGRLALGYLLAGQPDSVDAPLPVESIVSDPLLTPDLLALAEAIAIRYRAPIGTTLAAMLPPGLESRLERRWEVLEPAALGAAGAGDGEAGDGELEVGTLLTERQLRRLADDVSPRWLEGRRRAGALRAAWRLRPPAAGPRRIHVVRRRRTPGSPVSGPLQRALLDAVGPGETLSLAELGARLARPASSLLQPTRRLEAAGWVDLDWLTTRRDPLSHRPPGQTAAADMAPEQAAAIRAIADLAPGGELLLEGVAASGKTDVILASVEDTLAAGRDAIVLVPEVTLIPQIADRLHATAGPALSVLHSGLSAGERHDEWIRIMGGEARVVVGTRSAIFAPLRNLGLVVLDEAHDTGYKADRTPRYDTRWVAGQRAALTGARVVQASATPDVVSVYRVRTGAARRVRLATRRVGAAPRVTIVDMRAELAAGNRSVLSETLTDGLARLAAGRQQAILLINRRGAATFVLCRDCGEPLRCPECLMPLVHHLATAELRCHHDGRTAVLPTRCPNCNSPRIRYFGAGTQRVEAEVRSRFPQLRVARLDSDAVAARRRFESIYDDFVAGRVDVLVGTQLAAKGLDLPSVTLAGVVAADVTLHLPDYLAAERTFQLLAQVAGRAGRGPLSGQVVIQTYAPDHPAIRAAARLDVDAFVDGELPRREAFGYPPYGWLARLLVADADRRRGEVRADTAASAVAGPGVDVLGPVPAWVPRRAGRWRWQVVVRAATEDARAASLERVPAGIGIDVDPGSLL; this is encoded by the coding sequence ATGCCCGCTCCGGACGACGGCACGCTCGTCCGGGTCGCAGTGGATGCCCAGGCGGACCGGCCCGAGCGGACGTTCACCTACCGGTTGGGGCGCGGGACGACACCCGAGCCCGGCTCGCTCGTGCTCGTCCCATATGGTGGCCGCCTGGCGCTGGGCTACCTACTGGCAGGCCAACCGGATTCGGTCGACGCCCCGCTGCCGGTCGAGTCGATCGTCTCCGACCCCCTGCTGACTCCGGACCTGCTGGCCCTGGCCGAGGCGATCGCCATCCGCTACCGCGCCCCGATCGGGACGACGCTGGCCGCCATGCTGCCGCCGGGCCTCGAGTCGCGTCTCGAGCGGCGGTGGGAGGTCCTCGAGCCCGCCGCCCTGGGCGCTGCCGGTGCGGGGGACGGGGAGGCGGGCGATGGCGAGCTGGAGGTCGGGACGCTGCTCACCGAGCGCCAGCTGCGGCGCCTCGCCGATGACGTGTCGCCCCGCTGGCTCGAGGGTCGCCGACGAGCGGGTGCGCTCCGCGCCGCGTGGCGCTTGCGACCACCGGCAGCCGGGCCGCGACGGATCCACGTGGTTCGCCGCCGCCGAACGCCCGGAAGTCCCGTCTCCGGGCCGCTCCAGCGGGCGCTGCTCGACGCCGTCGGACCCGGCGAGACCTTATCACTGGCCGAGCTCGGCGCGCGGTTGGCCCGCCCGGCTTCGTCGCTCTTGCAACCCACCCGCCGCCTCGAAGCCGCCGGGTGGGTTGATCTCGACTGGTTGACGACCCGGCGCGACCCGCTCAGTCATCGGCCCCCGGGCCAGACCGCGGCTGCGGACATGGCGCCCGAGCAGGCCGCCGCCATCCGCGCGATCGCGGACCTCGCCCCCGGCGGGGAGTTGCTGCTCGAGGGCGTCGCCGCATCCGGGAAGACCGACGTCATCCTGGCCTCCGTGGAGGACACCCTCGCCGCCGGCCGGGATGCGATCGTGCTCGTTCCCGAGGTCACCCTGATCCCGCAGATCGCGGACCGCCTCCACGCGACGGCGGGACCGGCACTTTCGGTGCTCCACTCGGGGCTCTCGGCCGGGGAGCGGCACGACGAATGGATCCGCATCATGGGCGGGGAGGCGCGGGTGGTCGTCGGCACCCGATCCGCGATCTTTGCTCCGCTCCGGAACCTTGGGCTGGTGGTCCTGGATGAGGCCCACGATACGGGCTACAAGGCCGATCGCACCCCTCGCTATGACACCCGATGGGTGGCCGGCCAGCGCGCCGCCCTGACCGGTGCGCGGGTCGTGCAGGCCTCCGCCACGCCCGATGTCGTCAGCGTGTACCGGGTGCGGACCGGCGCGGCGCGTCGCGTGCGCCTCGCGACCCGTCGGGTCGGCGCGGCGCCCCGGGTGACCATCGTCGACATGCGCGCCGAGCTGGCGGCGGGCAATCGGTCAGTGCTGTCGGAGACCTTGACCGATGGCCTCGCCCGGCTGGCCGCAGGCCGCCAGCAGGCGATCCTCCTCATCAACCGGCGCGGCGCCGCGACCTTCGTCCTGTGCCGCGACTGCGGGGAGCCGCTGCGGTGTCCCGAGTGTCTGATGCCGCTCGTGCACCACCTGGCCACCGCCGAGCTGCGCTGCCACCACGATGGTCGGACGGCAGTCCTCCCAACCCGTTGCCCGAACTGCAACAGCCCGCGGATCCGCTATTTCGGCGCCGGTACCCAACGCGTCGAGGCCGAGGTGCGGTCCCGGTTCCCTCAGCTGCGGGTGGCTCGCCTGGATTCCGATGCGGTTGCCGCCCGGCGTCGCTTCGAGTCCATCTACGACGACTTCGTCGCGGGACGCGTCGACGTCCTGGTCGGCACCCAGCTGGCGGCCAAGGGCCTGGACCTGCCGTCGGTCACGCTGGCCGGGGTGGTGGCGGCCGACGTGACCCTGCATCTGCCGGACTACCTCGCGGCGGAACGGACGTTCCAGCTCCTGGCCCAGGTGGCCGGGCGCGCCGGCCGCGGCCCGCTCAGCGGGCAGGTGGTGATCCAGACCTACGCGCCCGACCATCCGGCCATCCGGGCCGCGGCGCGGCTCGACGTGGACGCGTTCGTGGATGGCGAGCTGCCCAGACGGGAGGCCTTCGGGTATCCGCCCTACGGCTGGCTGGCCCGCTTGCTGGTGGCGGATGCCGATCGCCGGCGCGGCGAGGTCCGAGCCGATACCGCCGCTTCCGCGGTCGCCGGCCCGGGGGTCGACGTCCTGGGCCCCGTGCCGGCCTGGGTTCCGCGCCGGGCCGGCCGCTGGCGGTGGCAGGTCGTCGTCCGTGCGGCGACCGAGGACGCCCGAGCGGCCTCACTGGAGCGCGTGCCGGCGGGCATCGGCATCGACGTCGATCCCGGGTCCCTGCTCTAG
- the gmk gene encoding guanylate kinase encodes MSKRMAFPNPMLVVVSGPSGVGKSTIVAELARRHPQVVPIVTATTRPRRPAEIDGVHYHFMTTDEFERLQAKHGLLEAAEVHGHWYGTPLDQVRGILRAGRDAILTIDPQGAREVRRRVPDALLIFVMPPSMDVLNDRLSKRGSEDAASQALRRHNAAAEIAAATDYDDIVVNETGHVEEAAERIWEVIQAQARRDPPRRVRL; translated from the coding sequence ATGAGCAAGCGGATGGCGTTCCCGAACCCGATGCTGGTGGTGGTCAGCGGCCCGTCGGGGGTGGGCAAGAGCACGATCGTGGCCGAGCTGGCACGGCGCCATCCACAGGTCGTGCCCATCGTGACCGCGACGACCCGGCCCCGCCGCCCGGCCGAGATCGACGGCGTGCACTACCACTTCATGACCACCGACGAGTTCGAACGGCTGCAGGCCAAGCACGGGCTGCTCGAGGCCGCCGAAGTCCACGGGCACTGGTACGGGACACCCCTGGACCAGGTCCGCGGCATCCTGCGCGCGGGTCGCGACGCCATCTTGACCATCGACCCCCAGGGCGCGCGCGAGGTCCGGCGCCGGGTGCCGGATGCGCTGCTGATCTTCGTCATGCCGCCCTCGATGGACGTTCTCAACGACCGCCTCTCGAAGCGCGGATCGGAAGACGCAGCCAGCCAGGCGCTGCGGCGCCACAACGCAGCGGCCGAGATTGCGGCAGCCACCGACTACGACGACATCGTCGTGAACGAAACGGGCCACGTCGAAGAGGCGGCAGAGCGGATATGGGAGGTCATCCAGGCCCAGGCGCGCCGCGACCCACCGCGCCGCGTGCGCCTGTGA
- a CDS encoding RluA family pseudouridine synthase: MIASGERILEGPAPAGRVDVAVAAVAGISRAHAQRLLGDGRALVDGRPRRASDRLTGGEQLRITLSAPPDPTLVPEAIPIRVVYEDDDVLVVDKPAGMVVHPSAGHPTGTLVHALLGRAASRKESLGSIAGVGRPGIVHRLDRDTSGLLVVAKTDAAQAALMRQFGEREVDKEYVALVRGEAPAALGRIEAPVGRDPRDRQRMAVVARGRSAVTDYEVIGSGGGYTLLRLQPQTGRTHQLRAHLTYLRLPIAGDLRYGGGVGPGELRRQFLHAARLAFARPSDGARLEAWSELPPDLAASLAASGITAAALPVGSGAAVQDEVVAEASTR; the protein is encoded by the coding sequence ATGATCGCGAGCGGGGAGCGGATCCTGGAAGGCCCCGCCCCCGCCGGACGCGTCGACGTGGCAGTGGCCGCCGTGGCCGGAATCTCACGCGCGCACGCCCAACGGCTGCTCGGCGACGGCCGGGCCCTGGTGGATGGCCGCCCCCGGCGGGCGAGTGATCGGCTCACGGGCGGGGAGCAGCTCCGGATCACGCTTTCGGCGCCGCCGGATCCGACCCTCGTGCCGGAAGCCATCCCCATCCGTGTCGTCTACGAGGACGACGACGTGCTCGTGGTCGACAAGCCGGCCGGCATGGTCGTGCATCCATCCGCCGGCCACCCGACCGGGACCCTCGTCCACGCCCTGCTGGGACGGGCTGCCTCGCGCAAGGAGTCGCTGGGTTCCATCGCCGGGGTGGGCCGACCCGGCATCGTGCATCGGCTCGACCGTGACACCTCCGGTCTGCTGGTGGTGGCCAAGACCGATGCCGCCCAGGCCGCCCTGATGCGGCAGTTCGGCGAGCGGGAAGTGGACAAGGAGTACGTGGCACTGGTCCGCGGTGAGGCGCCCGCGGCGCTCGGCAGGATCGAGGCGCCCGTCGGACGAGACCCACGTGACCGCCAGCGGATGGCGGTTGTCGCGCGCGGCCGATCGGCCGTCACGGACTACGAGGTCATCGGCAGCGGGGGTGGCTACACGCTGCTTCGCCTGCAGCCACAGACAGGGCGGACGCACCAGCTGCGGGCCCACCTCACCTACCTGCGGCTGCCCATCGCGGGGGATCTGCGATATGGCGGAGGCGTGGGGCCCGGCGAGCTGCGGCGCCAATTTCTGCACGCGGCACGCCTCGCATTCGCCCGACCGAGCGATGGCGCCCGACTGGAAGCCTGGAGCGAGCTGCCCCCAGACCTGGCGGCCAGCCTGGCCGCCAGCGGTATCACCGCGGCTGCTCTGCCGGTGGGTTCAGGGGCCGCCGTCCAGGACGAGGTCGTGGCGGAGGCATCGACTCGATGA
- the lspA gene encoding signal peptidase II — protein MSDSPLRRPWAQTGLLLSAAAVVYLLDRLTKAWVVANIDLGQQVPVAGDLVQIWHTENQGAAFGLLQGGGIFFIAVGVATLVAIAWVHLTGRVRGGLAAALLGLVLGGTLGNLTDRVLDGSVPDFVSVGIGTLRWPTFNVADASVVVGILGLVLFLSVLDRRAAASAA, from the coding sequence ATGAGCGACTCCCCCTTGCGACGACCGTGGGCACAGACGGGTCTGCTCCTGAGTGCCGCCGCGGTCGTCTACCTGCTCGATCGGCTGACCAAGGCGTGGGTGGTGGCCAACATCGACCTCGGGCAGCAGGTCCCGGTGGCCGGGGACCTGGTCCAAATCTGGCACACCGAGAACCAGGGAGCGGCATTCGGCCTGCTCCAGGGTGGCGGGATCTTCTTCATCGCGGTCGGCGTCGCGACGCTGGTCGCCATCGCGTGGGTCCATCTGACCGGGCGGGTGCGTGGCGGGCTGGCCGCAGCCCTCCTGGGCCTGGTGCTGGGTGGGACGCTGGGCAACCTCACCGATCGCGTGCTCGACGGCTCAGTGCCCGACTTCGTGTCGGTGGGCATCGGGACCCTCCGCTGGCCGACCTTCAACGTGGCCGATGCATCGGTCGTGGTCGGCATCCTGGGCCTGGTCCTCTTCCTGTCGGTCCTCGATCGGCGCGCCGCCGCCAGCGCCGCATGA
- the ileS gene encoding isoleucine--tRNA ligase, with the protein MATAVFKPVSSSLDVPALEREMAEIWRRQRTPERYLVRNERAERRFSFLDGPITANNPMGVHHAWGRTYKDLYQRYHTMLGERQRYQNGFDCQGLWIEVEVERELGFTNKRDIEAYGIDRFVELCKARVETFAQRITEQSRRLGYWMDWDHSYYTNSDQNNYTIWQFLRRCHERGLLYRGHDVMPWCPRCGTGLSNMEIATEGYRELSHLSLTIRLPLTSPGHEGESLLVWTTTPWTLSSNVAAAVHPELTYELVEGADGDRWWLSRGSRPRLAPSAVVLSEARGADLLGLTYRGPFDELPVQAGVAHAVIAWDEVSDAEGTGIVHIAPGCGQEDFALAQRDGLAVLDPIDEFGVFRDGYGWQTGRFAGATAEEADDLAPAVADDLAAKGLLVARETFTHHYPVCWRCSTQLLFRLVDEWFIAMDPLREEISEVTRQVRWLPEGIGLEERELDWLRNMRDWMISKKRYYGLALPFWVCESCEAWEVIGSREELRERAVAGWDAFDGHTAHRPWIDQVEIACRTCDGRARRIADVGNPWLDAGIVAYSTLGWTDDPEHWAAWFPADFITESFPGQFRNWFYALLTMSTVLTGRPPTRTLLGHALVRDEHGEEMHKSRGNAIWFDDAAEEIGADVMRWLYAAANPSVNVNFGYSSGAEVVRRFVLPLWNTYSFFVTYARLDGWVPGAADDGEGSRALLDRWIASRLDGLVEDVRADLDAYDAARAARRLEAFVDELSNWYVRRNRRRFWKGELDADKRAAYATLHEVLTTLTQLLAPFVPHLADALWQNLVVAVDPAGPDSVHLSDYPSSRGRRDTATDQSVALARRVVGLGRTARAASGIRTRQPLRRMRVRLPTSAAGALASEPAVGAELESHVRDELNVKELELITDDAELVDRALYPLLPVIGPRHGQDVARIMAAVRSGDWHLTDDGAVAGGVTLAPDEFELTAQARAGHEMAEDGEVLVALDTQVDDALAAEGLAREVAHRLQNLRKSAGLEISDRIVVAVSAPADVAKQLAPHRPWLAAETLAVALEVGETAELPDATAREELTLDGATIGLALRRAE; encoded by the coding sequence ATGGCGACCGCCGTGTTCAAGCCAGTGAGCAGCTCGCTCGACGTGCCCGCGCTGGAGCGCGAGATGGCGGAGATCTGGCGCCGGCAGCGCACGCCGGAGCGGTACCTCGTGCGCAACGAGCGCGCCGAACGGCGATTCAGCTTCCTGGATGGACCGATCACCGCCAACAACCCGATGGGCGTTCACCACGCGTGGGGCCGGACCTACAAGGACCTGTACCAGCGCTATCACACGATGCTCGGCGAGCGCCAGCGCTATCAGAACGGCTTCGACTGCCAGGGGTTATGGATCGAGGTCGAGGTGGAGCGCGAGCTCGGCTTCACGAACAAGCGTGACATCGAGGCCTACGGAATCGACCGCTTCGTCGAACTGTGCAAGGCGAGGGTCGAGACGTTCGCCCAGCGCATCACCGAGCAGAGCCGGCGGCTCGGCTACTGGATGGACTGGGACCACTCCTACTACACGAACTCCGACCAAAACAACTACACGATCTGGCAGTTCCTGCGCCGATGCCACGAGCGCGGGCTGCTGTACCGCGGCCATGACGTCATGCCGTGGTGCCCGCGCTGTGGCACCGGCCTGTCCAACATGGAGATCGCGACCGAGGGCTACCGGGAGCTGAGCCACCTGTCGCTCACCATCCGGTTGCCGTTGACCAGCCCGGGCCACGAGGGCGAGTCCCTCCTGGTGTGGACCACGACCCCCTGGACCCTGTCGAGCAACGTGGCCGCCGCGGTGCATCCCGAACTGACGTACGAGCTGGTCGAGGGTGCGGACGGCGACCGCTGGTGGCTGAGCCGGGGTTCGCGCCCCCGACTGGCTCCCTCCGCCGTGGTTCTGAGCGAGGCGCGCGGCGCCGACCTGTTGGGTCTGACGTATCGCGGACCGTTCGACGAGCTCCCCGTGCAGGCCGGCGTGGCGCACGCAGTCATCGCGTGGGACGAGGTTTCGGACGCCGAAGGGACCGGCATCGTCCACATCGCCCCCGGCTGCGGCCAGGAGGACTTCGCATTGGCCCAGCGCGACGGGCTGGCGGTCCTGGACCCGATCGACGAGTTCGGGGTCTTCCGCGACGGCTACGGATGGCAGACCGGGCGGTTCGCGGGCGCAACCGCCGAAGAGGCAGATGACCTGGCGCCGGCGGTCGCCGACGACCTTGCGGCCAAGGGCCTCCTGGTGGCCCGCGAGACGTTCACCCACCATTACCCGGTGTGCTGGCGCTGCAGCACGCAGCTGTTGTTCAGGCTGGTCGACGAGTGGTTCATTGCCATGGACCCGTTGCGCGAGGAGATCAGCGAAGTGACCCGCCAGGTCCGATGGTTGCCGGAGGGCATCGGCCTGGAGGAACGCGAGCTCGACTGGCTCCGGAACATGCGGGATTGGATGATCAGCAAGAAGCGCTACTACGGCCTGGCGTTGCCGTTCTGGGTCTGCGAGTCCTGCGAGGCGTGGGAGGTGATCGGGTCCAGGGAGGAGCTCCGTGAGCGCGCGGTGGCCGGCTGGGATGCCTTCGACGGCCACACGGCGCACCGCCCGTGGATCGACCAGGTGGAGATCGCGTGTCGTACGTGCGATGGACGGGCGCGCCGCATCGCCGACGTGGGCAACCCGTGGCTCGACGCGGGCATCGTGGCCTATTCGACCCTGGGCTGGACGGACGACCCCGAGCATTGGGCCGCCTGGTTCCCGGCCGACTTCATCACCGAATCGTTCCCGGGCCAGTTCCGCAATTGGTTCTACGCGCTGCTCACCATGTCCACCGTGCTCACCGGCCGGCCACCGACGCGCACGCTGCTCGGCCATGCCCTGGTCCGCGACGAGCACGGCGAGGAGATGCACAAGAGCCGCGGCAACGCGATCTGGTTCGACGACGCCGCGGAGGAGATCGGCGCCGATGTCATGCGCTGGCTGTATGCCGCCGCCAACCCATCGGTCAACGTGAACTTCGGATACAGCTCGGGGGCCGAGGTCGTTCGGCGCTTCGTGTTGCCGCTATGGAACACCTACAGCTTCTTCGTGACCTATGCCCGCCTGGACGGATGGGTCCCCGGCGCCGCCGACGACGGCGAGGGCAGCCGGGCGCTGCTCGATCGCTGGATCGCGTCCCGCCTGGATGGGCTGGTGGAGGACGTCCGCGCGGATCTGGACGCGTACGACGCGGCGCGCGCGGCTCGCCGGCTCGAGGCATTCGTCGACGAGCTGTCGAACTGGTACGTCAGGCGCAACCGTCGCCGCTTCTGGAAGGGAGAGCTGGACGCTGACAAGCGCGCCGCCTACGCCACCCTGCACGAGGTGCTGACGACTCTGACCCAGCTCCTCGCACCCTTCGTTCCCCACCTGGCTGACGCGCTGTGGCAGAACCTGGTGGTGGCGGTCGACCCGGCCGGGCCTGACAGCGTGCACCTGAGCGACTACCCGAGCTCGCGGGGCCGTCGCGATACGGCCACCGACCAATCAGTCGCGCTCGCCCGGCGCGTCGTGGGGCTGGGCCGTACCGCGCGCGCCGCGAGCGGGATCCGCACCCGGCAGCCGCTGCGCCGGATGCGGGTTCGGCTGCCGACGTCCGCCGCCGGGGCCCTGGCATCCGAGCCGGCCGTTGGGGCCGAGCTGGAGTCCCATGTCCGGGACGAGCTCAACGTGAAGGAGCTGGAGCTCATCACCGACGACGCCGAACTGGTCGACCGCGCCCTCTATCCGCTCCTGCCGGTCATCGGCCCGCGGCATGGTCAGGACGTGGCCCGGATCATGGCCGCGGTGCGATCGGGTGACTGGCACCTGACCGATGACGGCGCGGTGGCGGGCGGCGTGACCCTGGCGCCCGACGAGTTCGAGCTCACGGCCCAGGCCCGCGCCGGCCATGAGATGGCCGAGGACGGGGAGGTGCTGGTTGCGCTCGACACCCAGGTCGACGACGCCCTGGCCGCCGAGGGATTGGCCCGTGAGGTCGCGCATCGGCTCCAGAACCTGCGCAAGTCGGCCGGCCTGGAGATCAGCGACCGCATCGTGGTCGCCGTTTCCGCGCCTGCGGACGTGGCCAAGCAGCTCGCACCGCACCGGCCGTGGCTGGCAGCCGAGACCCTCGCAGTCGCGCTCGAGGTGGGGGAGACGGCGGAGCTGCCGGACGCCACTGCCCGCGAGGAGCTGACCCTCGACGGCGCGACGATCGGGCTGGCGCTGCGTCGGGCCGAGTGA
- a CDS encoding branched-chain amino acid transaminase, with product MLKQESSTGVHPHPRSTVGLWAYFRGELVPLDEARISVTTHAFNYGTAVFEGIRAYWNPEQEQLYGLDLLAHFQRLHRSAPILQLELRHSPEELIGITLEILRRSEMREDAYIRPILYKSTEAVGVRLHNLETDLVIFTLPFGKYIDTENGIRAQVSSWRRNDDNAIPARSKITGGYVNGALAKSEAQVNGFDEAIMLTQDGHVSEGSAENLFIVRDGALVTPAVTDNILEGITRRHIMEVAGDLGIGVVERVIDRTELYQADEVFLCGTGAQLAPVIEIDNRTIGQGAPGPITRRLHTIYFDAVRGRSDTYRGWLTPVY from the coding sequence GTGCTGAAGCAGGAGTCCTCGACTGGCGTGCATCCCCACCCCCGCTCAACGGTTGGTCTATGGGCGTACTTCCGGGGAGAGCTGGTTCCGCTGGACGAGGCCCGGATCAGCGTCACGACGCATGCGTTCAACTACGGGACCGCCGTGTTCGAGGGCATCCGCGCCTACTGGAACCCGGAGCAGGAACAGCTCTACGGCCTCGATCTCCTCGCCCATTTTCAGCGCCTGCATCGGTCAGCGCCCATCCTCCAGCTCGAGCTTCGGCACAGCCCCGAGGAGCTGATCGGGATTACGCTCGAGATCCTGCGGCGGAGCGAAATGCGCGAGGACGCCTACATCCGGCCCATCCTGTACAAGTCCACCGAAGCGGTCGGCGTCCGCCTCCACAACCTCGAGACGGACCTCGTCATCTTCACGCTCCCGTTCGGCAAGTACATCGACACCGAAAACGGCATCCGGGCCCAGGTCAGCAGCTGGCGGCGGAACGACGACAACGCCATTCCGGCCCGGAGCAAGATCACCGGCGGCTACGTCAACGGGGCGCTGGCCAAGTCCGAGGCGCAGGTCAACGGCTTCGACGAGGCCATCATGCTGACCCAGGACGGGCACGTGAGCGAGGGCAGCGCCGAGAACCTGTTCATCGTCCGGGACGGCGCCCTCGTCACCCCGGCGGTGACCGACAACATCCTGGAGGGGATTACCCGCCGCCACATCATGGAGGTGGCCGGCGACCTGGGCATCGGCGTGGTCGAACGGGTCATCGATCGCACCGAGCTGTACCAGGCAGACGAGGTCTTCCTGTGCGGCACGGGCGCCCAGCTGGCCCCGGTGATCGAGATCGATAACCGGACGATCGGGCAGGGCGCTCCGGGGCCGATCACCCGCCGGCTGCACACGATCTACTTCGACGCGGTGCGGGGTCGGTCCGACACCTACCGGGGTTGGCTGACCCCGGTCTACTGA